The Flavobacterium johnsoniae genomic sequence ACATGAAATGCCTCTTACTCAATATCATTTAGATTCAAAAAATGAAGCTGTAAAAAAGTTTTATGGCAAGGTTGATATTCAATTTGCATCGGCATTTTTGTACTTTAATAAAAAAGGAATGGTTCAGGAATTAATTCACAACCTAAAATATAAAGGTCGTGAAGAAATTGGAACGGCTTTGGGAAATTGGTATGCCGAAGATTTAAAAGAAGTTTCTCTTGAAATTCCGTTCGATATTGTTATTCCTGTTCCGCTTCACAAAAGAAAATTTAAGGAACGAGGTTATAATCAAATAACGACTTTTGGAAAAGCAATTGCGGAAGGTTTTGACATTCCATTTAATGAAAACCTTTTATTTCGAAAAGTATATTCTAAAACACAATCTAAAAAAGATCTTTTAGGAAGATCTGAAAATATTGAAAGCATTTTTGATGTTGAATTTACAGAAACCGCTCACAACAAACACTTTTTAATTGTTGACGATGTTCTTACAACAGGTGCAACAATCGAAGCTTGTTCGCGCGCTTTGCTAAAAATTCCAGGCGCCAAAATAAGCACAATTTGTATTGCAATGGCGCACTAGAAATTTAATTTACTATTATCTTCCTTACTGTTCTTTTCTCACCATCGGTTATGGTTACAAAATAAACTCCAGATGGAACTCCAGGCAATTGAATATCTTGAAT encodes the following:
- a CDS encoding ComF family protein, translated to MFNYLINLFFPKVCDGCRGILLQNENVFCTVCRHEMPLTQYHLDSKNEAVKKFYGKVDIQFASAFLYFNKKGMVQELIHNLKYKGREEIGTALGNWYAEDLKEVSLEIPFDIVIPVPLHKRKFKERGYNQITTFGKAIAEGFDIPFNENLLFRKVYSKTQSKKDLLGRSENIESIFDVEFTETAHNKHFLIVDDVLTTGATIEACSRALLKIPGAKISTICIAMAH